One part of the Dermacentor andersoni chromosome 2, qqDerAnde1_hic_scaffold, whole genome shotgun sequence genome encodes these proteins:
- the LOC129387695 gene encoding uncharacterized protein, whose product MVSRALSLTVLVAGYLQATATIKPKGVFLETDRSYKYDLPTSVTPSKESNCSGKCVHVFMGLLCDFVDEQANCGEQFLRCCVGGIFSEGASRKSGMMDDAPSDHRERDSHSSSKEEPRTTTTTTSTSSTTTTESPAADVQPVGEIPPSSQQPEPTLPPATTPSSVPPVDEYNQPTLLAMESQQSPQIESPLPQKSACPGSCVMSLLGFMCGSVNRNYSCPTGRVCCTAAQSAETSAEEEPHSTTTVPTSNKTSSVAPFRVKSDHIPCIGRCIPVYLSNTCKKPSVILVSKKLFCPSGMICCSKSPTADNLKDRRTNSSHAFFPADVSGDFESSVSPEAGSQDEEYPWENHRLRPAQYIPSHQRIPIPVQQALAQAYGMPSTSLQRPISETTLQEPQEEDVNYGYYAPASDYDKSEDTTHVIRSTKRPPTYAALRHPSLPQPVIPTPPYYDDDYDLKTPSRFHQDRDNDNHRKRPANEAGEHNGSLSMPSISHSGMKLNSSNQPAIQRLKPQRGTIAVGEVFPVKNPHASESFQQQRKAWLQRTRNKTRPERPERLRQPYDTPSISAKHGWQSIRRPTKEGAEFSSTWAEPAKASPEVVSPAHYAEAAATSTGWIPFHQAHQPVNKQKVVENHYGSSSEFKPIRGTFVDLGHTSRDPNACGVKGGKKRDAGSFKRGGAEARPGEWCWNAAIVDRKNQYLCNGALISAQWVLTTASCVYNHTDVTENIYVRVGYTDIVSPYNPPGAQTKTVAKVYAHHSFQAETLANNIALLKLKDIVQLNDAVCVVCLPTTNTNSSEVDSPGSADIERCVVTGYGTSVSEDDLRFTYPTLREAPVIALEEDDVCNAWQSRARQLKLDLEVKGSTFCVGEGDVQNDCVGDPARLVVCPSKESFYEITGLSAKGLACGGPDALSVYTNVSSYSGWINQITNINRF is encoded by the coding sequence ATGGTTTCACGGGCCCTCAGCCTCACCGTTCTCGTAGCCGGGTACTTGCAGGCGACGGCGACGATCAAGCCGAAAGGTGTCTTCCTAGAGACAGACAGGTCGTACAAGTACGATTTGCCCACATCTGTGACGCCCTCTAAGGAAAGCAACTGCAGCGGCAAGTGCGTGCATGTCTTCATGGGCCTCCTTTGCGACTTCGTCGACGAGCAGGCCAACTGTGGCGAACAGTTCCTTCGCTGCTGCGTGGGCGGCATCTTCAGCGAGGGCGCCAGCCGCAAGTCGGGCATGATGGATGACGCCCCATCGGATCACCGTGAGCGTGACAGCCATTCCAGTTCGAAAGAGGAACCAAGAACAACCACTACAACGACTTCAACGTCGTCGACAACGACGACCGAATCACCTGCCGCTGACGTCCAGCCGGTGGGAGAGATCCCTCCTTCCTCTCAGCAACCGGAACCAACACTTCCGCCAGCGACCACCCCAAGCAGCGTGCCTCCGGTAGATGAATACAACCAGCCGACCCTGCTAGCTATGGAATCGCAGCAGTCACCACAGATTGAGTCTCCACTTCCTCAGAAATCAGCGTGTCCCGGGTCTTGCGTCATGTCCTTGTTAGGCTTCATGTGCGGCTCTGTCAACCGAAACTATAGTTGCCCTACCGGCCGCGTCTGCTGCACAGCGGCTCAGTCAGCTGAAACGAGCGCTGAGGAAGAGCCGCACTCGACAACAACTGTTCCTACTTCGAACAAGACGTCATCTGTTGCACCTTTCCGAGTTAAATCCGACCATATTCCATGTATAGGGAGATGTATACCAGTGTATTTGAGCAACACGTGTAAAAAGCCAAGTGTAATTCTTGTGTCAAAAAAGCTTTTTTGTCCCTCCGGAatgatctgctgcagcaaaagccCGACCGCCGACAATCTGAAAGACCGCAGGACAAACAGCTCACATGCCTTCTTTCCTGCAGATGTTAGCGGCGATTTTGAATCGTCTGTATCCCCTGAAGCAGGCAGTCAAGATGAAGAGTATCCGTGGGAAAACCATCGTCTACGACCAGCCCAGTACATTCCATCTCACCAACGAATCCCCATACCAGTGCAACAGGCACTCGCGCaagcttatggaatgccatccaCCTCTCTTCAAAGGCCTATTTCAGAAACCACGCTGCAAGAGCCGCAGGAAGAAGACGTAAATTATGGATACTACGCCCCCGCTAGCGATTACGACAAAAGCGAGGACACTACACATGTGATTCGATCTACAAAGCGGCCGCCAACCTATGCTGCGCTCAGGCACCCTTCGCTACCACAGCCTGTAATTCCAACACCACCCTATTATGACGATGATTACGACCTGAAGACTCCAAGCCGCTTCCACCAAGATCGTGACAATGACAACCACCGGAAACGACCAGCGAATGAGGCCGGCGAACATAACGGGTCATTGTCTATGCCATCTATAAGCCACTCTGGCATGAAGTTAAATAGCTCAAACCAACCAGCCATACAACGTTTGAAGCCACAGCGAGGCACGATAGCTGTCGGTGAGGTATTTCCAGTAAAGAACCCTCATGCGTCGGAGAGCTTTCAGCAGCAAAGGAAAGCTTGGTTGCAACGCACTCGCAACAAGACGAGGCCTGAGAGACCGGAGAGGCTACGTCAACCGTATGATACGCCGAGCATTAGCGCAAAACATGGTTGGCAAAGCATCAGACGGCCCACGAAAGAGGGAGCCGAATTCAGCTCAACGTGGGCAGAGCCGGCCAAAGCCTCCCCCGAAGTGGTGTCGCCTGCTCACTACGCCGAAGCCGCTGCTACGAGCACGGGATGGATTCCTTTCCACCAGGCCCACCAACCGGTCAATAAGCAGAAGGTCGTCGAGAACCATTATGGCAGCAGCTCCGAATTCAAGCCAATTCGAGGAACCTTTGTTGATTTAGGCCATACGTCACGCGATCCCAACGCGTGCGGCGTCAAGGGAGGCAAAAAACGCGATGCGGGCTCCTTCAAGCGGGGAGGAGCCGAGGCGAGACCCGGAGAATGGTGCTGGAATGCTGCCATCGTAGATCGCAAAAATCAATACTTGTGCAACGGCGCTCTTATAAGCGCCCAGTGGGTGTTGACCACGGCAAGTTGTGTCTACAACCACACCGACGTCACTGAGAACATATACGTGCGAGTGGGTTACACCGACATCGTGAGTCCCTACAACCCTCCAGGTGCTCAGACCAAGACGGTGGCCAAAGTCTACGCACACCACAGCTTCCAAGCAGAAACCCTAGCGAACAACATCGCTCTTCTCAAGCTCAAGGATATCGTGCAACTGAACGACGCCGTGTGCGTGGTATGCCTGCCAACCACCAATACAAACTCCAGCGAAGTGGACTCACCCGGTTCTGCAGACATAGAACGGTGCGTTGTTACAGGTTACGGGACAAGTGTCTCGGAAGACGACCTCCGATTCACGTACCCAACCCTCCGAGAGGCCCCCGTGATTGCTTTAGAAGAAGATGATGTGTGCAACGCTTGGCAGTCCCGCGCTCGACAGCTTAAACTCGATCTGGAGGTAAAAGGCAGCACGTTCTGCGTGGGCGAAGGTGACGTTCAAAATGACTGCGTCGGGGATCCTGCCAGACTCGTGGTGTGCCCGAGCAAGGAAAGCTTCTACGAGATAACTGGCCTGTCGGCCAAGGGACTCGCATGTGGTGGTCCGGACGCCCTATCTGTCTACACCAACGTTTCCTCCTACTCTGGTTGGATAAATCAAATTACAAACATCAACCGCTTCTGA